Proteins from a genomic interval of Fodinicurvata sediminis DSM 21159:
- the rpoH gene encoding RNA polymerase sigma factor RpoH has translation MTGLPSASKLPALTSDSNLTRYLQEIRKFPMLDADEEYMLAKRWQDREDTEAAHKLVTSHLRLVAKIAMGYRGYGLPISELISEGNVGMMQAVKRFDPERGFRLATYAMWWIRAAIQEYILHSWSLVKMGTTAAQKKLFFNLRKLKGQMQAIEDGDMNPDQVSHISEQLSVPEQDVINMNRRLASPDHSLNAPLRIDGEGEWQDWLTDETEDQETLLGDQQEMDKRRQLLAGAMENLNEREKHILQERRLKEEATTLEELSQEYGISRERVRQIEVRAFEKLQKAIKNAALDEKLAAN, from the coding sequence ATGACCGGTTTACCTTCTGCTTCAAAATTGCCTGCGCTGACAAGCGACAGCAACCTGACCCGTTATCTGCAGGAAATCCGCAAGTTTCCCATGCTCGATGCGGACGAGGAGTACATGCTGGCCAAGCGCTGGCAGGATCGTGAGGATACCGAAGCCGCTCACAAGCTGGTAACCAGCCACCTGCGTCTGGTCGCCAAGATTGCCATGGGCTATCGTGGTTATGGCCTGCCCATCTCGGAGCTGATCTCCGAGGGCAACGTCGGGATGATGCAGGCCGTCAAGCGCTTCGACCCCGAACGCGGCTTCCGTCTGGCCACCTATGCCATGTGGTGGATCCGCGCGGCCATCCAGGAGTACATCCTGCATTCCTGGTCCTTGGTCAAGATGGGCACCACTGCCGCGCAGAAGAAACTGTTCTTCAACCTGCGCAAACTGAAGGGGCAGATGCAGGCCATCGAGGACGGGGACATGAACCCGGATCAGGTCTCGCACATTTCGGAGCAACTCAGCGTTCCCGAACAGGACGTCATCAACATGAACCGCCGGCTGGCCAGCCCGGATCATTCCCTGAATGCGCCTCTACGGATCGATGGCGAAGGTGAATGGCAGGACTGGCTGACCGATGAAACCGAAGACCAGGAAACCCTGCTTGGTGACCAGCAGGAAATGGACAAGCGCCGGCAGCTCCTGGCCGGAGCCATGGAGAACCTGAACGAGCGGGAGAAGCATATTCTTCAGGAACGCCGCCTGAAGGAAGAAGCCACCACGCTTGAGGAATTGAGCCAGGAATACGGTATCAGCCGCGAACGCGTACGCCAGATCGAGGTGCGTGCCTTCGAAAAACTGCAAAAGGCCATCAAGAACGCGGCCCTGGACGAAAAACTCGCCGCCAACTGA
- a CDS encoding RluA family pseudouridine synthase — MSDDTEKPNACETETGRHEIFVAPEEAGMRLDRLLANRLPTLSRRRIKSLIAQGALKNDGRTIVEASLRVKSSQTFAIEIPETRKQSLEAQPLELDILHEDSELLVLNKPAGLVIHPAAGTPDGTLVNALLAHCGDSLRQVGGEERCGIVHRLDKDTSGVLVAAKSEAAYNSLVSQFSSRQVSREYMALAWGALNPREGEIEGNIGRSPINRKKMAVLRTGGKPARTHYRSIRSYGAEAVSQLSCRLDSGRTHQIRVHLAHAGHPLLGDPLYGRRRPALLKQLPEQLSTALCAFPRQALHARTLGFEHPETGEWIDFTTDLPCDLKNLIKLLECL; from the coding sequence ATGTCCGACGACACCGAAAAGCCGAATGCCTGCGAGACGGAAACGGGGCGCCATGAAATCTTTGTGGCACCTGAGGAAGCCGGCATGCGTCTCGACCGGCTGTTGGCGAACAGGCTTCCCACTCTTTCGCGCCGGCGGATCAAGTCCCTGATCGCCCAGGGCGCCCTGAAGAATGATGGCAGGACGATAGTCGAGGCCTCATTGCGGGTCAAATCCAGCCAAACTTTTGCCATAGAGATCCCCGAGACTCGCAAGCAGAGTCTGGAAGCTCAGCCCTTGGAGCTGGATATCCTTCACGAGGATTCGGAACTTCTTGTCCTCAATAAGCCTGCCGGTCTGGTTATCCATCCGGCAGCAGGAACACCTGATGGTACATTGGTCAATGCCCTGCTGGCCCATTGCGGCGACAGCCTCAGGCAGGTGGGAGGTGAGGAACGTTGCGGCATCGTTCATCGACTGGACAAGGACACCAGCGGTGTCCTTGTCGCAGCAAAGAGCGAGGCGGCATACAACAGTCTGGTCAGCCAGTTTTCGAGCCGACAGGTGTCGCGCGAATATATGGCCTTGGCGTGGGGTGCACTGAACCCGCGGGAGGGAGAGATTGAAGGCAATATCGGACGAAGCCCGATCAACCGAAAGAAAATGGCTGTCCTGCGCACAGGCGGGAAGCCGGCGCGCACCCATTATCGCAGCATCCGCAGCTATGGCGCAGAAGCTGTCAGCCAACTGTCCTGCCGTCTCGACAGTGGTCGGACACACCAGATTCGCGTTCACCTGGCCCACGCGGGACATCCACTTTTGGGAGACCCCCTTTACGGACGCCGGCGTCCGGCGCTTCTGAAACAATTGCCCGAACAGCTATCCACTGCCTTGTGTGCCTTTCCGCGACAGGCCCTGCACGCCCGCACGCTGGGCTTTGAACATCCGGAAACTGGAGAATGGATTGATTTTACGACAGATCTGCCTTGCGACCTAAAAAACTTGATCAAACTTCTGGAATGCTTATAA
- a CDS encoding outer membrane beta-barrel protein — translation MAVGTKQDDRLEVIGFDFFAGSRPPLKGTNSIAAVAAGFITVVASLAQGQELPPEIPDQSPATRALLESPNLGRLTFNQNRADQFDRFPDMNRWEERGDRWEERGPPGSGPNVSAIRAELRQLYLATVQPSQLAADAVPTDQGARRNDQRAQATPGIQLASANPARDGRQQRAQTPAYGELATLLGENPQAAINELDQLTETNPNDGRLWQLLGAAQLSVEGYGQAVGALRLAIEHGRDKPLVRQALGDALLGVDKPGAALDQLRQGPDTGRNRLGQATALIRLERVEEALPLLDEAEKLTPELEARVRAVRAGALKLANRQEEAEEEIARGRSLAQDRELLDSYDRIARPYPSRGTGSWGYSASLKAGYNDNVALRSDSAPGSAPDESDYQLEPALSAWGVLFDNQSTRVIAEGNVYGALHADREEFNEVFTDLGLRAKHDLDDSWRVSAGIGAEYGNIDGDSYVFSTRGEIGLHWQQTDWSETSLSYTLSHRDFMFDTVAEEDRDGLLHRGVLSQNFRFDGLAEGAELSPYVSLSREQTEGASAENHGWGVGLDGRVRPLDKLTLFAGGGYRKYNYNNPSVRTNFAFEREDETWHARAGVRYRATDWATVGLRYSYLDKDSNIPASFSYEQNTILVTLTIPGP, via the coding sequence TTGGCGGTTGGAACAAAACAAGATGACCGTCTGGAAGTCATTGGTTTCGATTTTTTTGCCGGTTCGAGACCACCATTAAAGGGAACCAATAGTATCGCCGCGGTTGCAGCCGGTTTCATAACCGTCGTTGCATCCCTTGCGCAGGGTCAGGAATTGCCGCCCGAAATACCGGATCAGTCCCCGGCCACGCGGGCCTTGCTTGAGAGTCCGAACCTAGGGCGGCTGACCTTCAATCAGAACCGGGCAGATCAGTTCGACCGTTTCCCTGACATGAACCGATGGGAAGAGCGTGGGGACCGATGGGAGGAGCGCGGGCCGCCCGGCTCGGGCCCCAACGTTTCGGCGATCCGGGCCGAATTGCGTCAACTCTATCTAGCGACGGTGCAGCCGTCCCAGCTTGCGGCCGATGCCGTGCCAACCGACCAGGGCGCTCGACGAAACGATCAACGCGCACAGGCCACGCCCGGCATTCAGTTGGCGTCGGCCAACCCGGCCCGCGACGGCCGGCAACAACGGGCGCAAACGCCCGCATATGGCGAACTGGCAACATTGCTGGGCGAGAACCCGCAGGCTGCAATCAATGAACTGGACCAGCTTACCGAAACCAATCCAAACGACGGGCGACTGTGGCAACTGCTGGGGGCTGCGCAGCTGAGTGTCGAGGGTTACGGACAAGCGGTGGGCGCCTTGCGGCTCGCGATCGAACACGGTCGCGACAAGCCTCTGGTCCGTCAGGCGCTCGGGGATGCGCTGCTGGGCGTGGACAAGCCTGGTGCGGCGCTCGACCAGCTGCGTCAGGGACCCGATACCGGCCGTAACCGGCTCGGACAGGCGACCGCGCTGATCCGCCTGGAGAGGGTGGAAGAAGCGCTGCCTTTGCTGGATGAAGCGGAAAAGCTTACGCCGGAACTTGAAGCCCGCGTGCGGGCGGTGCGGGCGGGCGCATTGAAACTGGCGAATCGTCAGGAGGAGGCCGAGGAAGAAATCGCCCGCGGACGCTCTCTCGCACAGGACCGCGAGTTGTTGGATAGCTATGATCGGATTGCGCGGCCATATCCTTCGAGAGGAACCGGTTCCTGGGGTTACAGCGCCTCCCTCAAAGCTGGCTACAACGACAACGTTGCCTTGCGTTCGGACAGCGCGCCGGGCTCGGCGCCGGACGAATCCGACTACCAGTTGGAGCCGGCCCTCAGCGCCTGGGGCGTGCTGTTCGACAACCAGTCAACCCGTGTCATAGCAGAAGGCAACGTTTATGGGGCGCTGCACGCCGACCGTGAAGAATTCAACGAGGTCTTCACCGATCTGGGCCTTAGGGCCAAACATGATTTGGATGACTCGTGGCGGGTCTCAGCTGGCATCGGGGCCGAATACGGCAACATCGACGGCGACAGCTACGTCTTTAGCACGCGCGGAGAAATAGGGCTCCACTGGCAGCAGACGGATTGGAGCGAGACTTCACTAAGCTATACGCTGTCGCATCGAGACTTCATGTTCGATACGGTGGCAGAGGAAGACCGCGACGGTCTCTTGCACCGCGGAGTCCTCTCGCAAAACTTTCGGTTTGACGGGTTGGCTGAAGGCGCAGAGTTGTCACCCTACGTTTCCCTGTCCCGGGAACAGACTGAAGGTGCCTCCGCGGAGAACCACGGTTGGGGCGTTGGTCTAGACGGCCGCGTACGGCCGCTCGACAAGCTCACCTTGTTCGCAGGCGGCGGCTATCGCAAATACAACTACAACAACCCCAGCGTTCGGACCAACTTCGCCTTTGAGCGCGAGGATGAAACCTGGCACGCGAGGGCCGGCGTTCGGTATAGAGCGACGGACTGGGCAACTGTCGGTTTGCGCTACAGCTATCTCGATAAGGACTCCAACATCCCAGCCTCATTCAGTTACGAGCAGAACACGATACTTGTGACGCTGACAATTCCGGGGCCGTAA
- a CDS encoding 2,4'-dihydroxyacetophenone dioxygenase family protein: MTASADTRDSRKTAYQQPQPTAMVPDIFVQGALALDGNDEAWVPQADGVWFRPLVLSVSQGYYVNLLRVRQSGILSRHRHTGPVHAFTLRGEWHYLEHDWVAREGDYAFEPPGETHTLVVPEGVDEMVTLFHVTGGYTYVDPKGNALDYEDVFTKLDNATRHYEAIGLGRAYADSLIR, translated from the coding sequence ATGACTGCAAGCGCCGACACGCGAGACAGCCGCAAGACTGCCTATCAGCAGCCCCAGCCCACGGCGATGGTGCCCGACATCTTCGTGCAGGGTGCGCTCGCGTTGGATGGCAACGACGAGGCCTGGGTTCCGCAGGCCGATGGCGTCTGGTTCCGTCCTCTCGTGCTTTCGGTGAGTCAGGGGTATTATGTGAACCTGCTGCGTGTCCGTCAGTCCGGCATCCTGTCCCGTCACCGGCACACGGGGCCGGTGCATGCCTTCACCTTGCGGGGTGAATGGCACTACCTGGAGCACGATTGGGTTGCCCGCGAAGGGGACTATGCATTCGAACCCCCGGGAGAGACGCATACGCTGGTCGTTCCCGAGGGGGTCGATGAAATGGTGACGCTGTTTCATGTCACGGGCGGCTATACCTATGTCGATCCGAAAGGCAACGCGCTCGACTACGAGGATGTCTTCACCAAACTCGACAACGCGACCCGGCACTATGAAGCCATCGGCTTGGGGCGCGCGTACGCCGACAGCCTCATTCGCTAG
- a CDS encoding DUF2306 domain-containing protein, which translates to MIELLLVPHILSGFLALGAAGVAVAANKGARLHRRAGAIYVLAMLVVSLTALALVFVHPNAFLLGIGIFSFYFVFTGWRTAKQRDGKTRPIDVGAALLMTVTSLAMTGWSLLGMSEPGGSDRAIILLVFGAIGLSMAISDLRQWRKGPLTGKQRIAHHLTRMLGGTIATITAAVVVNLTFLPELVGWLGPTALITPLIVLWNMRLLRPRRSAERTLYTAAPSE; encoded by the coding sequence ATGATCGAGTTGCTGCTTGTACCTCATATCCTCTCGGGATTCCTGGCTCTAGGCGCCGCCGGCGTGGCTGTCGCGGCAAACAAGGGAGCACGCCTGCACCGCCGGGCCGGAGCAATCTATGTACTGGCGATGCTGGTCGTATCACTGACGGCCCTCGCATTGGTATTCGTCCACCCCAATGCCTTCCTGTTGGGGATCGGGATATTCAGCTTCTATTTTGTGTTTACCGGTTGGCGGACAGCCAAACAGCGTGACGGAAAAACCCGGCCAATCGATGTTGGCGCGGCGCTCCTCATGACCGTAACATCCCTGGCGATGACAGGTTGGAGCCTCCTGGGCATGTCCGAACCGGGGGGAAGTGACCGTGCGATCATCCTGCTGGTGTTCGGGGCCATCGGATTGAGCATGGCCATCTCGGACCTGCGCCAGTGGCGCAAGGGACCTTTGACCGGTAAGCAGCGCATCGCGCATCATCTGACCCGCATGCTGGGTGGGACGATTGCGACAATCACCGCGGCGGTGGTGGTCAACCTGACCTTCCTGCCCGAGCTGGTCGGCTGGTTGGGCCCAACAGCCCTGATCACACCACTGATCGTCTTGTGGAACATGCGCCTTCTGCGGCCTCGCCGCTCAGCAGAGCGGACGCTCTACACGGCCGCGCCTAGCGAATGA
- a CDS encoding LytTR family DNA-binding domain-containing protein, giving the protein MAQAKLRESLVNFVNGISGSFAKREGKGGWLMRLGPPVAVGLLLGVLGPFGTYDAIAVLPRLVYWLSVVSLNWLLCDLAIRQIDTRLSDSLPGRHLLVPLGGSFLVSLPATAVVHMASSIAGLARDSNLLELYGKVLLLCAVISMVGYRASRRESDDKAGLAPVAGQRIDDREAPLFFDRLSKPLQGELLCLEMQDHYLAVHTSEGSELILCRMEDAARELDGVGQRVHRSWWVASAAVAGAERHGQQQRLRLTDGRLVPVGRTYRTRLKERGFL; this is encoded by the coding sequence TTGGCTCAAGCAAAGCTGCGGGAAAGTCTTGTGAATTTCGTGAACGGCATCTCAGGTTCATTCGCGAAGCGTGAAGGGAAGGGGGGCTGGCTGATGCGTCTGGGGCCGCCGGTTGCTGTCGGTCTTTTACTGGGGGTGCTGGGGCCATTTGGCACCTACGATGCGATCGCCGTCCTGCCTCGATTGGTCTATTGGCTTTCCGTTGTCTCGCTGAACTGGTTGCTGTGCGACCTGGCGATTCGGCAAATAGATACGCGACTTTCCGACAGTCTGCCCGGGCGCCATCTGCTTGTTCCCCTGGGGGGTAGTTTCCTGGTTTCCCTGCCAGCGACCGCTGTCGTTCACATGGCAAGTTCCATTGCCGGCCTGGCTCGAGACAGCAATCTCCTGGAGCTATACGGAAAGGTGCTTCTGCTGTGTGCCGTGATTTCAATGGTGGGCTATAGAGCAAGCCGACGTGAAAGTGACGATAAGGCTGGCCTGGCGCCTGTGGCAGGTCAGCGAATCGATGACAGGGAGGCCCCGCTGTTCTTCGATCGCTTGAGCAAGCCGTTGCAAGGAGAGCTGTTGTGCCTGGAGATGCAGGATCATTACCTGGCTGTTCATACCAGCGAAGGCAGCGAATTGATTCTCTGCCGCATGGAGGATGCGGCCCGCGAACTGGATGGTGTGGGCCAGCGTGTCCACCGTTCGTGGTGGGTTGCAAGCGCCGCCGTTGCTGGTGCGGAACGACATGGCCAGCAGCAACGTCTCAGGTTGACTGATGGCCGTCTTGTCCCCGTTGGCCGAACCTATCGCACGAGACTGAAGGAACGCGGATTTCTGTGA
- the osmF gene encoding glycine betaine ABC transporter substrate-binding protein OsmF, translated as MTFKSFKTALFAATLSAGFATSAVAQDSVTVASKIDTEGELLGNMIRVLLEDAGIEVENRIQLGPTNVVREAITAGEIDIYPEYTGNGAFFFGMEDSDVWNNADEAYETVSELDLEENGIVWLQPAPANNTWAIAVRRDVAEAEGLATMEDFGRWVSEGGEVKLAASAEFVTTPNALPAFQETYGFELDGDQLLELSGGNTATTIRAAAEGMNDANAAMAYGTDGALSAVGLVVMEDTKGVQFVYEPAPIVRQEVLDAHPEIADLLNPVFESLTLETLQGLNSQIAVDGLDAQQVAQDYLEENDFLD; from the coding sequence ATGACTTTCAAGAGTTTCAAGACCGCCCTTTTCGCAGCGACCCTGAGTGCAGGGTTCGCAACATCCGCAGTCGCCCAGGACAGTGTCACGGTGGCGTCCAAGATCGATACGGAAGGCGAACTTCTGGGCAACATGATCCGGGTTCTCCTGGAGGATGCAGGGATCGAGGTCGAAAACCGCATCCAGCTGGGGCCAACGAACGTGGTGCGTGAAGCCATTACCGCTGGCGAAATCGATATCTATCCCGAGTATACCGGCAATGGTGCCTTTTTCTTCGGCATGGAAGACAGTGATGTCTGGAACAACGCGGATGAGGCCTATGAAACGGTAAGCGAGCTGGATCTGGAGGAAAACGGGATCGTCTGGCTTCAGCCGGCCCCGGCCAACAACACTTGGGCCATCGCCGTACGCCGTGATGTGGCCGAGGCAGAAGGTCTGGCAACTATGGAGGATTTCGGGCGCTGGGTGTCCGAAGGCGGTGAGGTGAAGCTGGCGGCATCGGCCGAGTTCGTGACCACGCCGAATGCACTGCCGGCTTTCCAGGAAACCTATGGTTTTGAACTGGATGGGGACCAGCTCCTGGAGCTGTCCGGTGGAAATACGGCCACCACGATTCGTGCGGCCGCTGAAGGCATGAATGATGCAAATGCGGCCATGGCCTATGGCACAGACGGCGCCCTGTCCGCTGTTGGCCTGGTGGTGATGGAGGATACGAAGGGTGTGCAGTTCGTTTACGAGCCGGCCCCCATCGTGCGCCAGGAAGTCCTGGATGCCCATCCGGAAATCGCGGACCTTCTCAACCCCGTATTCGAAAGCCTCACTCTTGAAACCCTGCAGGGTCTGAACTCCCAGATAGCCGTTGATGGCCTGGATGCGCAGCAGGTGGCACAGGACTATCTCGAGGAGAACGATTTCCTGGATTGA
- a CDS encoding ABC transporter permease, which yields MKPNRVIVTLLVLALAATLLLPFTNLAENRLVSGTPYSFWTALTTGQLVGVLVLLACLIGMAVSWHARPVLNGNAALVCCLCLLLLVIYAAGDFARRSLEDAGPASRVSLSSAFWIQIFCLCLMMIDVLQRMTRSIFTQVFFALFAFAAVMLMFVSGALDQLSIMREYANRQEAFAGELVQHMMLVVSALGPALLIGVPLGVLALRRLRLRSGLFSTLNVFQTVPSIALFGLLVAPLSALGEAVPLFRDLGVRGIGATPAIIALVLYALLPIARNTYAGFAQVPAAAIEAAQGMGMTPRQILWRVEVPLALPVLLSGLRIVVVQSIGLAVVAALIGAGGLGTFVFNGLGQYAIDLVLLGAIPTIILAVLADCLLQLLVSLSRRKGVT from the coding sequence ATGAAGCCAAACCGTGTCATCGTAACCCTGCTGGTTCTTGCGCTGGCTGCGACGCTGTTGCTGCCTTTCACCAACCTGGCGGAAAATCGTCTGGTTTCCGGGACTCCATACAGTTTCTGGACGGCCCTGACGACCGGCCAGCTGGTGGGGGTCCTGGTGCTGCTGGCCTGCCTGATCGGTATGGCGGTCAGTTGGCACGCGCGACCTGTGCTTAATGGAAATGCCGCGCTTGTCTGTTGTCTCTGCCTCCTACTGCTGGTCATATACGCAGCCGGGGATTTTGCCAGGCGCAGCCTTGAGGATGCAGGACCGGCCTCACGTGTGTCCCTGAGCAGCGCTTTCTGGATCCAGATCTTCTGTCTTTGCCTGATGATGATCGATGTGCTGCAGCGCATGACCCGGTCCATCTTCACGCAGGTCTTCTTTGCTCTTTTCGCCTTCGCGGCCGTGATGCTGATGTTTGTCAGCGGTGCGCTGGACCAGTTGTCGATCATGCGGGAGTACGCCAATCGACAGGAGGCCTTCGCAGGGGAGCTGGTCCAGCACATGATGCTGGTGGTTTCGGCACTGGGGCCGGCACTCCTTATCGGGGTGCCACTGGGTGTGTTGGCCTTGCGCCGGCTGCGTCTGCGCAGTGGCCTTTTCAGTACGCTGAATGTCTTCCAGACCGTGCCCAGCATCGCTCTGTTTGGTTTGCTGGTTGCACCGCTGTCCGCACTTGGCGAAGCCGTCCCATTGTTCCGCGACCTGGGGGTTCGAGGGATTGGAGCGACCCCGGCCATTATCGCCCTTGTGCTTTATGCTCTGTTGCCCATTGCGCGAAACACCTATGCAGGCTTTGCCCAGGTTCCGGCGGCTGCCATAGAGGCGGCGCAGGGCATGGGAATGACTCCACGTCAGATTCTCTGGCGCGTCGAGGTTCCCCTGGCCCTTCCCGTTTTGCTTTCGGGCCTAAGGATCGTGGTCGTCCAGTCCATTGGCCTGGCCGTTGTGGCCGCCCTGATCGGTGCCGGAGGCCTGGGGACCTTCGTTTTCAATGGCTTGGGGCAGTATGCAATAGATCTCGTATTACTGGGCGCAATTCCCACTATAATACTGGCTGTCCTTGCTGACTGCCTGCTTCAGCTTCTTGTTTCGCTCAGCCGACGGAAAGGTGTCACATGA
- a CDS encoding ABC transporter ATP-binding protein — translation MIELDQVTKTYDGKNVVDSVTLSVGKGDFCVLIGPSGSGKSTTLKMINRLIPLSGGTIRIEGQDIASVRAEELRRRIGYAIQSIGLFPHWTVEQNIAVVPRLLKWSPQRVRERVESLLALFHLDPGQFRDKYPHQLSGGQAQRVGVARALAADPEVLLMDEPFGALDPITRDSLQEEMRRVHEETGKTIVFVTHDMDEALKLASRVAIMDEGRLVQVGSPREILNSPANDFVLDFVGQSDLGLKMLACESVETRLEPAASISRSEPIENIRSQFGQADHVWLLSPEGQVEGLLTEAPGGQDDLDRRLRPLGQESHATPEMSLKEALSHMVWRKTGWLPVVDGDGRLTGEVGLSKVMERP, via the coding sequence ATGATCGAGCTCGACCAGGTTACCAAGACCTACGATGGAAAGAATGTCGTCGATTCCGTCACGCTTTCTGTCGGCAAGGGCGATTTCTGTGTCCTGATCGGACCATCGGGCAGTGGCAAGTCGACAACGCTGAAGATGATCAATCGCCTGATCCCGCTGTCCGGGGGGACGATTCGTATCGAAGGCCAGGACATCGCCTCTGTCCGGGCCGAGGAGCTTCGCAGGCGCATAGGTTATGCCATCCAGTCCATCGGCCTGTTCCCACACTGGACTGTCGAGCAGAACATCGCCGTGGTGCCGCGCCTGCTGAAATGGTCTCCACAGCGCGTGCGCGAGCGGGTCGAGTCGCTGCTGGCGTTGTTTCATCTGGATCCCGGTCAGTTTCGGGACAAATATCCCCATCAGTTGTCCGGAGGACAGGCGCAGCGGGTTGGTGTCGCGCGGGCCCTGGCCGCGGATCCGGAAGTGTTGCTGATGGACGAACCTTTCGGGGCATTGGACCCGATCACGCGCGATTCCCTGCAGGAAGAAATGCGGCGCGTGCACGAAGAAACCGGAAAGACCATCGTGTTCGTGACTCATGACATGGACGAAGCCCTCAAGCTGGCCTCGCGCGTTGCCATCATGGATGAAGGTCGCCTGGTACAGGTCGGTTCCCCAAGAGAAATTCTCAACAGCCCGGCGAACGACTTCGTGCTCGATTTCGTGGGTCAGTCCGACCTGGGTCTGAAGATGCTGGCTTGCGAGTCGGTGGAAACGCGCCTGGAACCGGCAGCCTCGATTTCACGCAGTGAGCCGATCGAGAATATCCGGAGCCAGTTCGGGCAGGCTGACCATGTGTGGCTGCTTTCGCCCGAAGGGCAGGTGGAGGGCCTGCTGACGGAAGCACCTGGAGGACAGGATGATCTTGATCGAAGACTTAGACCTCTGGGCCAGGAAAGTCATGCCACCCCAGAGATGAGCCTGAAGGAGGCCCTGTCGCACATGGTCTGGCGCAAGACAGGCTGGTTGCCTGTGGTGGATGGAGACGGCCGCCTTACGGGTGAGGTCGGATTGAGCAAGGTCATGGAGCGGCCGTGA
- a CDS encoding ABC transporter permease encodes MIGSRSLSASLPRTGALPWLAALFVALTLFMGQAAPLFEWLLPGLDNPVYDRHSFPDLVLDHVVLVAASSLISVFIGVSAGIFATRPVGQEFKPVISAVSAIGQTFPPAAVLAVVAPLAGFGFKPALVALALYGLLPIVQNTMAGLETVPSATLEAARGMGLSKREILTRVELPLAMRVITAGIRVSVIVNIGTATIASTVGARSLGTPIISGLVSQNVAYVLQGAILVALLAIVTDLFFERLERFFSVDRN; translated from the coding sequence GTGATAGGAAGTCGCAGCCTTTCAGCCAGCCTGCCGCGAACAGGCGCGCTCCCCTGGTTGGCAGCGCTGTTTGTTGCGCTGACGCTTTTCATGGGTCAGGCCGCCCCTTTGTTTGAATGGTTGCTGCCGGGACTGGACAATCCGGTCTATGACCGGCACAGCTTCCCGGACCTGGTGCTCGATCATGTTGTGCTTGTTGCCGCATCCAGCCTGATCTCGGTATTCATCGGCGTCAGTGCTGGCATCTTTGCGACACGTCCGGTCGGCCAGGAATTCAAGCCCGTGATTTCGGCTGTTAGTGCGATTGGGCAAACCTTTCCCCCAGCGGCTGTTCTGGCTGTGGTGGCGCCCCTGGCTGGCTTTGGGTTCAAACCGGCACTTGTGGCCCTGGCGCTTTATGGCTTGCTGCCTATTGTGCAGAACACCATGGCGGGCCTGGAGACAGTGCCCTCTGCCACACTGGAAGCGGCCAGGGGTATGGGCCTGTCGAAGCGCGAAATCCTGACACGCGTCGAGCTGCCGCTTGCCATGCGTGTAATCACCGCTGGGATCCGGGTTTCGGTCATCGTCAATATCGGCACGGCCACCATAGCTTCCACGGTTGGGGCCCGCAGCCTGGGAACACCGATCATCTCCGGCCTTGTCAGCCAGAATGTCGCCTATGTCCTGCAGGGGGCCATCCTGGTGGCCCTGCTGGCGATCGTGACCGACCTGTTCTTCGAGAGGCTGGAGCGCTTCTTTTCCGTTGATCGGAATTGA